One segment of Massilia sp. Se16.2.3 DNA contains the following:
- the dusA gene encoding tRNA dihydrouridine(20/20a) synthase DusA has protein sequence MMDWTDRHCRVFHRQITRHTWLYTEMVTTGALVYGDVARHLRYDDIEHPIALQLGGSEPADLAKSAKLGQEWGYDEINLNCGCPSERVQRGAFGACLMNEPQLVADCVKAMRDAVTIDVTVKHRIGIDHNESYDFVRDFVGTVRDAGCNTFIVHARNAVLKGLSPKENREIPPLRYEVAYQLKRDFPELEIIINGGVRNDDEIAQHLQHLDGVMLGREAYHNPWVMAGWDARFYGDDAPHKTRAEVLAAMVPYIAAQLQEYGGHGLKLNSITRHMLGLTAGLAGARAFRQMLSDPKKLASGDPRLLLEAAAHIRDL, from the coding sequence ATGATGGACTGGACCGACCGCCATTGCCGCGTCTTCCACCGCCAGATCACCCGCCATACCTGGCTCTACACCGAGATGGTGACGACCGGCGCCCTGGTCTACGGCGACGTCGCGCGCCACCTGCGCTATGACGACATCGAGCACCCGATCGCCCTGCAGCTGGGCGGCAGCGAGCCGGCGGACCTGGCGAAGAGCGCGAAGCTGGGGCAGGAGTGGGGCTATGACGAGATCAACCTGAACTGCGGCTGCCCGTCCGAGCGCGTGCAGCGCGGGGCTTTTGGCGCCTGCCTGATGAACGAGCCGCAACTGGTGGCCGACTGCGTCAAGGCCATGCGCGACGCGGTGACGATCGACGTCACCGTCAAGCACCGCATCGGCATCGATCACAACGAGAGCTACGATTTCGTGCGCGATTTCGTCGGCACCGTGCGCGATGCCGGCTGCAATACCTTCATCGTCCACGCCCGCAACGCCGTCCTGAAAGGACTGTCGCCAAAGGAGAACCGCGAGATCCCGCCGCTGCGCTACGAAGTGGCCTACCAGCTCAAGCGCGACTTCCCGGAGCTGGAAATCATCATCAACGGCGGCGTCAGGAACGACGACGAGATCGCGCAGCACCTGCAGCATCTCGACGGCGTCATGCTCGGGCGCGAGGCCTACCATAACCCCTGGGTAATGGCAGGCTGGGACGCGCGTTTCTATGGCGACGATGCGCCGCACAAGACCCGCGCCGAGGTGCTGGCGGCAATGGTGCCCTACATCGCGGCCCAGTTGCAGGAATACGGTGGGCATGGCTTGAAGCTCAACAGCATCACGCGCCACATGCTCGGGCTTACCGCCGGCCTGGCCGGCGCGCGCGCCTTCCGCCAAATGCTCTCCGATCCGAAAAAACTGGCGAGCGGCGACCCGCGTCTGCTGCTCGAAGCGGCAGCCCACATCCGCGACCTGTAG
- a CDS encoding methyl-accepting chemotaxis protein, producing the protein MNLSKMKVGMRLGLGFALVLVLLVVVTVVGIVRMAQIQDRLDHVVSVNNVSSRMVIEMRNNVQDRLAALRVLTLMSDAGDMEPELKRFKDLTAKYDEAQRKVSQIFSADGSEAEKALLNDVKGFEAAAMPAIAKASDLYLANNAMDATRVMVKEVRPVQKKWTEALDKLVALEDKQSAESQADAQSAFVSARNFMLVMLVIAVGMGIAAAWIITRGLIKQLGGEPDYTTKIAGSIAHGDLAIAIDTSTADKGSLLAEMNEMRNSLVGIVGQVRRGTETIGTASREIAAGNIDLSSRTELQASSLEKTASAMETLTTTVKQNAEHAREANHLAASASDVARKGGDVVSQVVGTMGEINSSASKIADIIGVIDGIAFQTNILALNAAVEAARAGEQGRGFAVVASEVRNLAQRSAAAAKEIKTLIGDSVEKVERGSKLVGQAGVTMDEVVASVKRVTDIMGEIANASAEQSAGIEQVNMSIIEMDSMTQQNAALVEEAAAAAQSLQDQAGELARVVSIFKLVEGEQQQAAVEPVLAAPAATVPAVRAPQPRAQAARPALKKPAAQAAKAAPRPGKPKKPTVAAGNDEWEEF; encoded by the coding sequence ATGAATTTATCGAAGATGAAAGTCGGCATGCGCTTGGGTCTGGGCTTTGCCCTGGTCCTCGTGTTGCTCGTGGTGGTGACGGTGGTCGGCATCGTGCGCATGGCGCAAATCCAGGACCGTCTCGACCACGTCGTGAGCGTGAACAATGTCTCGAGCCGCATGGTCATCGAGATGCGCAACAACGTGCAGGATCGCCTGGCTGCGCTGCGCGTGCTGACTTTGATGTCCGATGCCGGCGACATGGAGCCTGAGCTCAAGCGCTTCAAGGACCTGACCGCCAAGTACGACGAAGCCCAGCGCAAGGTCAGCCAGATCTTCTCTGCCGACGGTTCCGAGGCCGAAAAGGCGCTGCTGAACGACGTCAAGGGCTTCGAAGCCGCCGCGATGCCGGCCATTGCCAAGGCATCCGATCTCTACCTGGCCAACAACGCCATGGACGCCACCCGCGTCATGGTCAAGGAAGTGCGCCCGGTGCAGAAGAAGTGGACCGAAGCGCTGGACAAGCTGGTCGCGCTGGAAGACAAACAGAGCGCCGAGAGCCAGGCCGACGCCCAGAGCGCTTTCGTGAGCGCCCGTAACTTCATGCTGGTGATGCTGGTCATCGCCGTCGGCATGGGTATCGCCGCCGCCTGGATCATCACGCGCGGCCTGATCAAGCAGCTCGGCGGCGAGCCGGACTACACCACGAAGATCGCCGGCAGCATCGCCCACGGCGACCTGGCCATCGCGATCGACACCAGCACCGCCGACAAGGGCAGCCTGCTGGCCGAGATGAACGAAATGCGCAATAGCCTGGTCGGCATCGTCGGCCAGGTGCGCCGCGGCACCGAAACCATCGGCACCGCCTCGCGTGAAATCGCCGCCGGCAACATCGACCTGTCCTCGCGTACCGAACTGCAGGCCAGCTCGCTGGAAAAGACGGCCTCGGCCATGGAAACCCTGACCACCACCGTCAAGCAGAACGCGGAACATGCCCGTGAAGCGAACCACCTCGCGGCCAGCGCTTCGGATGTGGCCCGCAAGGGCGGCGACGTGGTGTCGCAAGTGGTCGGCACGATGGGCGAGATCAACAGCTCGGCCAGCAAGATCGCCGACATCATCGGCGTCATCGACGGCATCGCCTTCCAGACCAATATCCTGGCACTGAACGCGGCGGTCGAGGCAGCCCGTGCCGGCGAGCAGGGCCGCGGTTTCGCGGTCGTCGCTTCCGAAGTGCGCAACCTGGCCCAGCGTTCGGCAGCGGCCGCCAAGGAAATCAAGACCCTGATCGGCGATTCCGTCGAGAAGGTCGAGCGCGGCAGCAAGCTGGTCGGCCAGGCCGGCGTGACGATGGACGAAGTGGTGGCGAGCGTCAAGCGCGTGACCGACATCATGGGCGAGATCGCCAACGCCAGCGCCGAGCAGAGCGCCGGCATCGAGCAGGTCAACATGTCGATCATCGAGATGGACAGCATGACCCAGCAGAATGCCGCACTGGTCGAAGAAGCCGCCGCCGCCGCCCAGAGCCTGCAGGACCAGGCCGGCGAACTGGCGCGCGTCGTCAGCATCTTCAAGCTGGTCGAAGGCGAGCAGCAGCAGGCCGCCGTCGAGCCGGTCCTGGCCGCGCCAGCTGCCACCGTACCCGCTGTGCGCGCACCGCAGCCACGTGCCCAGGCTGCCCGCCCGGCGCTGAAGAAGCCGGCCGCGCAGGCGGCCAAGGCGGCGCCGCGTCCCGGCAAGCCGAAGAAGCCGACCGTTGCCGCCGGCAACGACGAATGGGAAGAATTTTAA
- a CDS encoding energy transducer TonB — translation MKKPYLSAIATLAFTAIAGSAFAGEVPASFDPAKCKVEYPKASLMNEEQGTTSMSFLVNPDGSVADSKLEKSSGFKGLDKAAQKGLTACKFKPGTKDGSPAQTWAKVDYAWKLD, via the coding sequence ATGAAAAAGCCTTACCTGAGCGCCATCGCTACCCTCGCTTTCACCGCCATCGCCGGTTCCGCATTCGCCGGCGAAGTGCCTGCCTCCTTCGACCCGGCCAAGTGCAAGGTCGAGTACCCGAAAGCCTCGCTGATGAACGAAGAGCAGGGCACGACCTCGATGTCTTTCCTGGTCAATCCGGACGGCAGCGTTGCCGATTCGAAGCTGGAAAAATCGAGCGGTTTCAAAGGCCTCGACAAGGCAGCCCAGAAAGGCCTGACCGCATGCAAGTTCAAGCCGGGCACGAAAGACGGTTCGCCAGCCCAGACCTGGGCCAAGGTCGACTACGCCTGGAAGCTCGACTGA
- a CDS encoding MFS transporter, with protein MSAPGNTRSRRIVGILAVTQILAWGSLYYAFSVLSPHMGRALGIDAQGAMAPFSWALLLGGLVAAPAGRLFDRIGGRRLMACGSLLAACGLLMLARVDSIGMYWLAWSVLGIAMALTMYEAAFATINRALAESPRRAITTLTLFGGFASTIFWPLTLALDARLGWRSTWLVYAALQLFVCAPLHALLPSHTAASAGPVAASTGMALSEVLRGSVFWKLAAAFAAQSLVSSALTVGLIRLMHDAGHPLSTVVMLAALFGPMQVAGRIAEMAIGRRVRSQTIGSVTFAALPLALGLLFVFIDQLAAVAAFCIVFGLSNGVLTILRGTLPQELFGRAHYGAIAGARSRPRWSRAPPGRWRWRH; from the coding sequence ATGAGCGCCCCCGGAAACACACGCTCCCGTCGCATCGTCGGCATCCTGGCCGTGACCCAGATCCTCGCCTGGGGCAGCCTGTACTACGCTTTCTCGGTGCTCTCGCCCCACATGGGACGCGCGCTCGGCATCGATGCCCAGGGCGCCATGGCCCCGTTCTCGTGGGCCTTGCTGCTCGGTGGCCTGGTGGCGGCCCCGGCCGGGCGCCTGTTCGACCGTATCGGCGGGCGGCGCCTGATGGCCTGCGGCTCGCTGCTGGCTGCCTGCGGGCTGCTGATGCTGGCACGGGTCGACTCGATCGGAATGTACTGGCTGGCCTGGAGCGTGCTCGGCATTGCCATGGCGCTGACGATGTACGAAGCCGCCTTTGCCACCATCAACCGCGCACTGGCCGAGTCCCCGCGCCGCGCGATCACGACGCTGACCCTGTTCGGCGGCTTCGCCAGTACCATCTTCTGGCCGCTCACTTTGGCGCTCGATGCCCGTCTCGGCTGGCGTAGCACCTGGCTGGTGTATGCGGCCCTGCAATTATTCGTGTGCGCACCCCTGCATGCGCTGCTACCCTCGCACACGGCGGCATCCGCGGGACCCGTGGCCGCGTCCACGGGCATGGCGCTGTCCGAAGTGCTGCGCGGGAGCGTGTTCTGGAAGCTGGCCGCAGCCTTCGCCGCGCAAAGCCTGGTGTCCTCGGCCCTGACCGTCGGGCTGATCCGCCTGATGCACGATGCCGGCCACCCCTTGTCGACGGTCGTGATGCTGGCCGCGCTGTTCGGGCCGATGCAGGTTGCAGGGCGCATCGCCGAGATGGCGATCGGGCGCCGGGTGCGTTCGCAGACGATCGGCAGCGTCACTTTCGCCGCACTGCCGCTGGCGCTCGGCCTGCTGTTCGTCTTCATCGACCAGTTGGCGGCCGTCGCCGCCTTCTGCATCGTGTTTGGCCTGAGCAATGGCGTGCTGACCATCCTGCGTGGCACGCTGCCCCAAGAATTGTTCGGCCGTGCGCACTACGGCGCCATCGCCGGCGCCCGGTCTCGCCCGCGCTGGTCGCGCGCGCCGCCGGGCCGCTGGCGGTGGCGGCATTGA
- a CDS encoding YXWGXW repeat-containing protein produces the protein MKRILLTVAAALISTAAFTPAQAQTRTEVIVVHKAPPALRHEATPAARRGFEWVPGYWDWNGRRYTWVAGHYEKVRPGYVYTRPEWRRDRNGWVLARGGWQHGDRTDRMAHGGDRDRDGVPNRFDRDRDNDGVPNRADNRPNNPNRY, from the coding sequence ATGAAACGAATCCTACTCACTGTCGCCGCTGCCCTGATCAGCACCGCCGCCTTCACGCCGGCACAAGCGCAAACCAGGACGGAAGTCATTGTCGTGCACAAGGCGCCACCGGCGCTGCGCCACGAAGCGACCCCGGCAGCACGGCGCGGCTTCGAATGGGTGCCGGGTTACTGGGACTGGAACGGCCGCCGTTACACCTGGGTTGCCGGCCACTACGAAAAAGTCCGTCCAGGCTATGTGTACACCCGCCCGGAATGGCGCCGTGACCGCAACGGCTGGGTCCTGGCACGCGGCGGCTGGCAGCATGGCGACCGCACCGACCGCATGGCGCACGGCGGCGACCGTGACCGCGACGGCGTCCCGAACCGCTTCGACCGCGACCGCGACAACGACGGCGTGCCGAACCGGGCGGATAACCGTCCGAACAACCCGAATCGTTACTGA
- a CDS encoding cupredoxin family copper-binding protein: MFSWPNIRVAGTLALLLLGGAAQAAPGIHTVLIDGMRFIPQTLEVKRGDTVVWRNKDPFPHTATAPGGGPASPAIAAGASWKFVARARGRYPYLCTLHRTMTGTLVVK; the protein is encoded by the coding sequence ATGTTTTCGTGGCCGAACATCCGTGTCGCGGGCACGCTCGCGCTGCTCCTGCTGGGCGGAGCAGCGCAGGCTGCGCCGGGCATCCATACCGTCCTCATCGATGGGATGCGCTTCATTCCGCAGACACTGGAAGTGAAGCGTGGCGACACGGTGGTCTGGCGCAACAAGGATCCGTTTCCGCATACCGCCACCGCGCCCGGCGGCGGCCCGGCTTCGCCTGCCATCGCCGCGGGCGCGAGCTGGAAGTTCGTGGCAAGGGCCCGGGGGCGTTATCCTTACCTGTGCACGCTGCATCGTACGATGACGGGCACGCTGGTGGTCAAATGA
- a CDS encoding DUF4142 domain-containing protein, with protein MKIQLHTWTAIAAALSLAGPALAQSAPDDAQIAGIVVAANSVDIDAGKLAERMTENAEVKAFAQQMVTDHAGVNKQAVALVTKLNVTPRDSELSKSLKAGGSDNLATLKGLKGKAFDQAYVAHEVAYHQAVIDALDKTLIPNAKNAELKDTLVKVRPAFVAHLEHARHLDASLK; from the coding sequence GTGAAGATCCAACTGCACACATGGACCGCTATCGCCGCCGCACTCTCGCTGGCAGGCCCCGCCCTCGCCCAGTCCGCCCCGGACGACGCCCAGATTGCCGGCATCGTGGTGGCGGCCAACAGCGTCGACATCGATGCCGGCAAGCTGGCCGAACGCATGACGGAGAATGCCGAGGTCAAGGCTTTTGCCCAGCAGATGGTGACAGACCACGCGGGCGTGAACAAGCAGGCCGTGGCACTCGTGACGAAGTTGAACGTGACGCCCCGCGACAGCGAACTGAGCAAGAGCCTGAAGGCGGGCGGGAGCGATAATCTCGCGACACTGAAAGGACTCAAGGGCAAGGCCTTCGACCAGGCCTACGTGGCCCATGAAGTCGCCTACCACCAGGCCGTGATCGATGCGCTCGACAAGACCCTGATTCCGAACGCGAAGAATGCGGAGCTGAAGGACACGCTGGTGAAGGTGCGTCCGGCCTTCGTCGCCCACCTCGAGCATGCCAGGCATCTCGATGCCAGCCTCAAGTGA